The Candidatus Nanogingivalaceae bacterium DNA segment AAACAATTGCAAATAGTATAATAATTATTTTTTGCAACATGTACTTCACCTCCGATATAGTGATTAATACATTATACAATTTTAAATTAAAAATGTCAAATCAAAAAGCCTATTGGCAAAAAGAAGCTTATAATTCCGCATATTAATGATACTGCATAAAAAATTCTTCGGTTATCTTGACGCTTTTCGAAAAAATAAACTCCCAAAAAACCAACAAAAAGACCAAGTGGAATACTTACAGCCTCATGGGTTTTTATCCAAAATAACGAAATTAATGCACACAAAATCAATTTAAATAAAAATATCATATCATTTTCTGGGTTCTTTTCAAAACCTCGACGGCTCAATTTTGTTCGATTTCTAGCATAAGTTCGTGTATTTTGTTTTTGACTCATATTGCTTATGATTATATCATATTTTTTATAAAAAATAAACTTAAAAACGAGCCAAATTCACTGACTCGTTTTTAATTTTTACATACTACATTTTGATTTCTGCATCAACACCAGCTGGAAGGCTGAGGTTTTGCAAAGAATCGATAGTTTTTGGTGTAGCGTTACTGATATCAATCAAACGTTTGTGTACGCGCATTTCATAAGCTTCACCACCCATTTTGTAAACGTGCGGGCTTTTCACGACTGTGAAAGTACTTCGACGTGTTGGTAGTGGAACTGGTCCAGCAACAGTTGCTCCAGTTCGAAGTGCAGTATCAACAATTTGTTTTGCACTTTGGTCAATAACTTTGTGATCGTATGCTTTTAGGCGAATACGAATTGTTAGGCCTTGTTCTGCCATTTTTACTCCTTATTTTTGCGTTTGTAACTTCTTTCGAAACTTTAAGATAATCTCGAACGAATTCTCAAACAATTTTATATTGCTTTAATATTTTAACATATATTATTATTAAAATCAACAAAAAACACCCCTTTCGGAGCGCTTTTTGTAAAGTCATAAACTATTATTTGATGATGTTTGTAACAACACCAGCACCAACAGTTCGTCCACCTTCACGGATAGCAAAGTTCAAACCTTGTTCCATGGCGATAGGTGCTTGCAATTTAACTTTGAAAGTTACGTTGTCACCAGGCATAACCATTTCTTTGTCGGCTGGAAGTTCAACTTCACCAGTAACGTCAGTTGTTCGGAAGTAGAATTGTGGTTTGTAACCCTTTGAGAATGGAGTGTGTCGTCCACCTTCATCTTTCTTCAAGATATAAACTTCAGCTTCAAATTCTGTGTGTGGAGTAATTGTGCCAGGAGCAGCAATAACTTGTCCACGTTCAATTTGATCTCGGTCAATACCACGAAGAAGAAGACCAGCGTTGTCACCTGCTTGACCTTGATCAAGAGATTTTTTGAAGGCTTCGATACCAGTAACAACTGTTTTTTGTGATGGGCGAAGACCAACAATTTCAACTTCATCGTTAAGTTTAACAACACCTTGTTCGATTCGTCCAGTAGCAACTGTACCACGTCCTTTAATTGAGAAAACGTCTTCGATAGGCATCAAGAATGGTTTGTCCATATCGCGAACTGGTTCTTCGATGTATGAGTCCATAGCATCAACCAATTCCATAATAGCGTCTTCGTATTTTTCATCACCTTCAAGAGCTTTAAGAGCTGAACCTTTGATGATTGGAGCGTTGTCGCCATCAAATCCATTTGCTGAAAGAAGTTCACGAACGTCCATTTCAATCAATTCAACAAGTTCTTCATCGGCCATATCCATTTTGTTCAAGAAAACAACAATCTTAGGCACACCAACTTGTTTTGCCAAAAGAACGTGTTCACGAGTTTGTGGCATAGGACCATCTGTAGCTGCGATAACAAGAACAGCACCATCAACTTGAGCGGCACCAGTAATCATGTTTTTAACATAGTCTGCGTGTCCAGGCATGTCAACGTGAGCATAGTGTCGGTTTTTTGATTCATATTCTTGGTGAGAAGAAGCAATCGTAATACCACGAGCTTTTTCTTCTGGAGCGTTGTCGATTTGATCGTACGCGATTGGTTTGTTAACTTCTGATGGAAGTCGTTTTGCAAGAACTGCTGTGATAGCCGCAGTAAGAGTTGTTTTACCGTGGTCAACGTGTCCCATTGTACCAACGTTTACGTGTGGCTTTGAGCGGTCAAAATCTGCCATTTTTAGATTTTCTCCTTTTATTAATAATATTATGCGCGTCGCACGAGTCACTGTTTTAGCAAAACACACGACGCGACGCTACCTATAATTATACCTAATTTGTAATATTTTGTAAAGAGTTTTTATGAAAATTATTTTGAAGCTTTATAAAGTCCTTCATGTCGCTGATTCTCATAAATCAAAGTTGGAATACTTTTCGTTTTAATCTCATCGTTCACAATTCGCAAATTTTCTTTAACACGATTCGAAATTTCTTCACTTTTTGCCTTTTTCGAAATTTCTTCGATTTGAGAATCCGAATATCCTGCATCTTTTAGCCAACCTTGCAGAATCTTTTCGGTCTCTTCGGTTGTAGTTGCAGTTTGGTTTTCGCCGTTAAATTTCTCTTGGAATAAAATTCCTTTTTCGTCCTTTTCGATAAAAATCTTCTCAACAATCATCCATTCGGCTGAAATCTTCTCACCATTTTCAGGTTGAGTACCTCGCACAGCTTCGATATACTTAGCAATAAAATCAGAATTCTTAAATTTTCCAGGAATTGGATACGGTAAAAGATACGTTTTATGCGTCTTAAAGAAACCGCTATTTTTTTGATTTATAAACGTGCGTCGGCAAACAATACAACCAGGGTCGAAAATATCAACTGCTACGCTTGCGTCTTTCGAAACTTCATTCGAAAATTCACCACGATAAGTTGAATTCTTCACAACATAGTCTTGCGCATTCCAACTTCGAAACTTCGCAGGCATCGCACTAAAGATTTGTCCCCAATCCGTAAACCATGAAACTATTGGACTTTCCGTATTTCCGCCATCAATCGAACAAGCCTCGGTTGAATTTAGCGCGCAAGAAGCTGGTCGTTGAATATCACAAGTTCCAAAAACAAATAGCGCTAAAGCCGATTTAATCACTGTTAAAACTGACCAAATAGTAATCAAAACAATTAAGCCGGCCACCGCCTCAATCGCCCAAGAAACCGGTTTTACCCATTTTTTGTGCTTCACGATTACTTTTCGAAGAATTGAATTTTTAATTTCGTCTTTAAAATTCGAATCACAAGCACGCAAAGTTACTCTTCGCGAAAAGCAATGCATCGATTTTTTAAACATTTGATTGATTGATTTTGCTTGCTTTTTAAAGCCCAACAACTTTAAAGCGGGCGTAAACAGCCAAATAATCAACAAAATTATAAATGCAGCAATACAAACCATTAGCTAAAAATCCTTTCTAAAACTTCTTTTAATTTTACAACATCGGCTTCAGTATTATGCAAGCCAATTGAAATTCGCACCAAATGTGGCAGTTTTCGAACTTCTTTTAAGTAGTAATGCGCACAAAAATAACCACTTCGCACCATAATTCCCTCATCACTCAAAGCCTGTGCAATTAAATGCGCATCAAGTTCATCGTGATAAAAGCTAATAACTGGCGCTGGTTTTTTGTTAATTACATGCACGCCTTTTTGCGTATTCAAAAACTCGAAAATTTCATTCGCAAAATTATCAATTTGTGAAGTTTTCTTTTGTTTTTTTAACCAATCAATTGCTGTTTTCAAGGCAATAATTTCACCCCAAGCTTGAAGTCCTGGTTCGAAAAGTGCATGAATATGTTCGCCATCCAATACCTCATAAGATTCTTTCGAAACGCCCGAAACCATTCCACCGCCAATAAAAGAAGTTTTTACGAATTTCGCAAAATCTTTTCGAACAACCATAATTCCAAGGCTTGCTGAATACATCTTGTGCGCGCTCGAAACGATCGCATCCGCTGGAACTTTTTGGAGCAATTCGTAGCTTGAACCTAGCGCTTGTGCCGCATCAATAATCACAAATCCGCCTTGTTTTTTGATTTTCTTCACTAGTTTTTTGATATTTTCGAGTCGTCGCCCATCAATATTTGAAGCCGCATTAACTACAACCAAAGCTTTCGAAAAATCATTCTCGAGCGAAATCGAACCATCTTCTTCGCGTTCAAGCACGATTCGTTCAATTTGATGTTTTTTGGCAAATTCAATCGTTGAAAGAAAAACCGAATTATGTTCAATCTCGCTAGTTATCACTTTCGAAACTGGTAATTCAAGCTGCGAAAGCAATAAATTTAAACCATAGGTTGTGTTAAGCGTAAAACTTACAAAATAATCTTTTTCTTTTAACTTTAATAAATCCAAAACTGCTTCACGAGTTTCTTCAACCTTTTCATCAACTTTTCTACCCCAAGCGTATTTTACACGCTCGCCACAAGAGTTAAAACTCAAATAGTAATCATTTAAAGCATCCAAAACTGGTTGTGGGCGCAAAGATTGGCACGCCGAATCAAAATAATGAGCATTTTCTGGCAAATATTTAAAATCGTCCAAAATTTAAACCTCCTTCTTTAACTTTTACCATTTTAGCACAAAAAAACATAGGCGTAAAGAAAAACCGCCCAATCTGAGCGGTTAAATTTTATGCGAAGGCAATCCGTGTCGCATTCTTTTTAGCGCGCGCAATGTCGCGATTTCTTTTATATGCTTGGTCGTGTCGATTATTAATTCGACGACCGTACTTCCTGTCTTTATGGTTAGTTTTTTGAACCTTTCGCATCTGACGATGATCATCATTTTCAGCGATAGATAAGGCCTTAATTACTTTTTGAAGTTCTGGAATTAGCTCCTTATCTACATGATTTAGCTTTTTTCGAATTGTTTCCAGATATTTCAATTCCTTATAAATTTCTTCACGTTGACCAGATGAAAGATTCGCTAAATAATTTTCAGTTTCGAAAATTTGATCAATCAATTCACATCGGCGTCTTAGCGCATCAGCTAGTTGATATTCATAAGATTCCAACTCTTCTTTTATAGAACAACTTTCAATTTCTTGAAGGGCTTTTTTTAGCCCTTTTCGTGTTTTGCCTTTCGAAAAATCCCGAGAAATTTTTGATCCTCGCAAAGATCTAGCTCTTTTATGAACTTTTAAAACTTCTTGCCAGCTCCCTGCTTCATCCAGTAAAGCATCAACTTCATCAAATAATGATTCGAAAGCTCCATCTTCAGGACTAATAATTAAAACACGAACGCCGCCTTTTCTTTGTAAAACTTCTGTTGCTGTCATAACGAGCAACCTCCTTGAATATTTTTAGTCAAAGTTCTAACCTAAGACAAATCATATTTTAACACATAATCGTATTTTAGTCAATAGAAAATCGCCCTTTCTGAGCGATTTTTAAATTTTAAGTACTATTCCAGTCATCTTCACTAAAAATTCGAGAACTAAGCAACCGCTTATTTTCTTCCCTCTCTCGTCTTAATTCGCGAATCTCATTCTTGGCTTCTTTGTATCTTTTCGAAGCTCTTTTCGAACGACGCTTGCGATAATCAAGTTTATCAACGAACCGTTGATATTCATTATCATCAATTTCACCTTTTTGAAACTGCTTTTCAGCTTTCGAAAGATTGCTTTTAGCCTCGTCGTAATCATTCCATCGATCAAGAACATCATTCAAAGCTTCACTTCGATTAGAATAAGCTGAATCCATCAATTCACTAAGCTCAATATTTTTTTCTGAAAGATTCACAACACGATGATAATCTCGTTCAATATCTTTCATTCTTAAAAGTCTTCCAGCCATAATTTTTAGACCTGCCTTTAAATTTACTAAGGAAAATCCTCGTGATTCCTATTTTACAACCAAAACGGCTAAAAGTCAAATTATCGCCGCAAAATTTTACTCAAAATTGTGCGGAATAAATATCTTTTGCGATATTCACCAGCATACTCAACCGCTACACCACGAAAACCAGCTTTAAAACGCAACAAGCTCGCCTTTGGTTCTGCCGTGATACCATAAAAATTATATTTCGAAGCTCCTGCACGAATCGCCTCTTTAATCATATAATCTTGCAAAAATGTTGAAGCTGGAATTTTGCGATATTCTTGAAGACTTCCACCTTCAAAATAGACAACTTCATTTTTCGAAAAGATAAACACGCCAGCAGAAATTAATTTTCCTTCAAATTCTACACCCATAAAATGCGCTTGCTCGCCAAAACAAGTTTTTAAATTGTGGTAATATTCTTCATCCCGCGTGCCAACACCATTTTTTTGATTTGAGCTTTTTAAAATCGCCACAAAATCGGCAAATTCGCTCTCTTTAACTTTGCGAACATTCACACCTTTTTTCATTGCTGCGCGCAAATTTCGGCGGGTAGTTTGGTTATAAGTTGAAGCCACGCCATCTTCACTTAATTCTGTTAGATCTTTCAAATAAACATGCATGTTTACATCCATATCAAACTCGTGCTTAAAGCCAGAATGATATTTAAAACCAGCTTTTAATAGTGGCTCGCTTAGCCATTTTAAGTTAGTGCTTTCGATAATTTCAAGCTTGTCATTACGAAGCGCACGCACCACTTTTGGTAAAATACGATAAGAAATCGCTCCACGTTCACGTGCAAATTCTTCACTCTTCACCAAAAAATCCACAAAATCTGCTTGCGAAACGCCATTTTGCTCAACCATCACCAAATCGAAACGCTTATTTTTGCTAGAAATCAACCCAGCAACTTCAATTCTTTCATCATTTTTTAACGCCACAAAATAGCATTCTGCGCCACGCTTCTTGCGCATTTCGGCAAATTCTACACTTTGCAACCAGTCAATGTTTTTATCTTGGCAATAGTTTTGGTATTCTTCTTTTAAAATCTCTACAAGGCTTTTCATATATCCTCTATTTTAACACAAAAAAACCAATTTTAAAACCAGCCCGATAGCTCTTTTTGCTACTGGAAGCTGGTTTTAAACTTCAATAAGTTATTTTTCAATTTTGATATTGATCGCCTAAATATCCTAAAAAGTTATTATAAATCCCGTAATATAGTTTTAATTTTATCTCTACTAATCTTATTATTAAAGAAAGGCAGCCCAACAATACGATAATTGTCATTATCAATCAGCATTTTAGCATCAGACCGTTTTGTAATCTCATTCAAGAAGCGTTGCTTCCAACCTTCTTTTCCTTTGTCGAATCCACCTTCACTATCAAAGGACCCATCACCTTTTGGCTCAATAAAGATCTGCCATGAAGTGTTTTCGCTCCTTTTATCATTAGCAAATAGTAAGAAATCTGGTTCAAAAGCTTTTCCATCCTCAAAATTATATATCCGGACAGCTTTTTCGTTTCTTAGCAGATAAATATCTGACCATTTTTCTTCCAGTTCATTTATTAGAGGTTTTAATGTTGTAACTAGTAACTTCTCTTCATCGGTTCCAAAATTATCATCATAAGCATACCATTCAAGAGCATCTATGTTCGCATAATATTGCGTGTCATTGGGGTTCTTTTGAGAATGACCAAATTCCTTATTATTATGTTTATTAATTGTATATCTACGAATAATATCATCTTCAAAAATTTCCCGAATTGAATAAGCCTCAAAGGTATCTGACCCAAAGTAACGCTGCTCCATAGGCAGTAAAGAGTTTTCCATCTCCCGAAGAAGCTTTTCTGCAATAACCAACTTTTCATCTTGGTTTAGCATATCTTTATTTTTTGCACACCCCTTATACTGTACTTCAACATTTGATAGCTTATCTATAAATCCAGAGACGCTAGAAATACCAACTATTGCCTTACGAATCTTATCAAACGTAAAGTTTTTATTCCTATTCATAGCATGTCGAACAATATGCATGTCAATTACCTTGCCAAATTTAAAGAAAAATTCATTAGGATTATTAATCGGAGTACTGTCATTATCATCCCCAAAAGCGTCTATCTCGAAAATACTATTAGAAGGAAATGATACTTCAATACTATCTGGCACAAATGTTGTATCAAATAAACTACCTTGTCTGCTTTTAACTACTTCTTCATACGAAAGACGTTTGTTCATCCACACAACACCGTCAGTATAAGTACGGGTTCTCTTGAACGATTCTTTTAGTTTTAACTCTCGTTCAACCATATTTTGATCGTCATAAATTCCGGATTCACGTAAAACTTGCTTCATCTCATAAATATATCTAGGGTTATTGGCTGAATGGTAATGTAATTGTTCAATAACACGAAGTTCGTTATTTTCGTTTTCGTCAAATTTACGAGTATATTTCTCTTCAACTTTTCCATCAATCACAAAAGGATAATAACGTGCCCCACGCCCGATTAATTGTTTTTCAGCATTTGTAGTTTTGCCAGCTTGAAATCCTGTTTCAGTTGTTTTTCCATCACGCTTATCATACAAACGAACAATATCAAACAAGTTTAGTACATCCCAGCCTTCATTTAACATATCTACTGCAAAGATTGCACGAATTTCGTTTGAAGGTAACTCCAACGTGTTTAGTGTTACAAGGTGATTACTATTCTTATTCTTTCCATCAATCAATAGCAAACGCTCTTCACGAAAGTCTTCTTGTAATTCAGAAATTAGGTCAAACAAACTGAGCTCAGACGCTTCAAAAAAGTCCAACGCTTTTTGCAGCACATTGACTTTTGTGTCTGTATTAATCTGAATCATTTCTTTTTGCTCTAAAATCATTTCAGGGGTCAACTCTGATAACATTTCTTGGAACAATTCCATGTTCCCTTTATTATCCGCAATTTTCTCAGATTTAAACATGACTAGTGGTTTTAAATTCACGCCATTCTTTAATGCAATTTTTTTACGATATTGACTGATAAGAATTGCATTCAACATGCGAACCTTTAAATTACCATCAACTAAATGGAACAAAACATCTTTTGAGTACTTATCAAGACGGAATTCCTTCAAATCGTATTTAAAAATTAAAGAGTCTTTGTATTTTTCTGCAATATCTTTATTGGAAAGATCAATGGTAGCCGTAAACTCAAAAATACTTGAACGTGCCGCTCTTTTTTGAATGTTCTCAATTGTAGAAGTCCAGCTTGTGTTATCATCTTTTTCGCCTTTACTTAATCCAGCGTTTAGATGGTGAGCTTCGTCTGCTAATAAAACAACTGATAAACCTTCAAATTGTTCATATGACAAGCGGTTCTCACGCGGTGTATTTAAATCTAAATGTAACTTTTGAATTGTTGTAAACACAATATTAATAGCATCTGATTGTGCATCCGAGAAATCAGTCACTTCACGCACATTCACCACTTGGTTATCAATCACAATTTTGTCTGCAAATAAATATTTTTCATTACCAGAATCTACAAAATTACTTCTCGTTTTTGTAAGAATATTGTCATTATTAACAAAGAAGATAAAATTACGTTCACCTTGCTTATACTTTTCAAGAATGATTGCAGCCATTAACAAGGTTTTACCTGAACCTGTTGCCATATTAAACAAGATTTGTTCTCGAGAAGACGCTTCACAAGAATAATGATATAAATAACGGTTCACTGCTTCTTCTTGATATGGGCGAAGAGAATATTTTAAATTACCTACTATATAGTCTGGTATCTTTTTTCGGAATTTTTGTTTTTCTATTTTGTCCAAAGTATTATAAAATTCATACAAGAAGTTATAATCCATTCTGCTCACCTCTATAAAACTCATAATTTAATTTCTTGTCAGCATCCGAAACTCTATTGCTAACATCGTCTATATCAGAGTAATTTACATACAAATTATTATTATCAACAATCTCGGATAGGATTTGTTTTTGTTCAGCTAATGAAAGCTTTTCAAATTCATTCGCTTTCAGCTTTTTAGGGTCAATACGATAAGATAAGAAGGAAGATTTTTTAGCAAGCTCAAACAATTTCAGTAATTCTTCTGGATTTGTCGCATCAAGAATGGCTTGTTTGAAATCTTGGGCGTCGTTCTTGAGCTCGGCGTAAACAAAACTTCCCCCACCAGACCAATTGGTATCTTTTGAGATGCCGCTCTGCTCTCCAATAATAACTTTCTTCAAGCGCTCAACAGAAATTGTTTCAATATAATCCATTTGTTCAATACCAATGTATTGGCGATTCATTTTATGCGCAACAGCGGCGGTTGTGCCTGAGCCGAGATGAAAATCAAGAACGATGTCGTTTTCGTCAGTATGTGCTTCAATAATACGTTGTAGTAGTTTTTCAGATTTTTGACCTTTCAGATCATCGCCACCGAGCAGTTTGGATACACTTTCGCCTGCGAAACTCACAATCGCAATACTATTTAAATCATCGTATTCGTTCGCATTCCACACATCTTCTAACGGATAACGTTCAGGGCGATTGGCAAAATTCAAATCATTCAAGATTTGCGTTTTTACAGTTGCCGAAATACCATATTTTTCAAAGGTTTCTTTGGTTTTTTTATCATCTTTAATGAGTGGTTTAAATTGCGTATTTGGAATGTAATGCTTATTAAAATTCAATTGAGTAGCATTTTTTGAATAGAATAAAATAGTGTCATGATTACGTACGTAATTATTCACACTTGTTTTATAGCCAGACACCCAACCAATTCGCCAAATAATTTCACGCTGAAAATTTGCCTTGCCAAAAATTTCGTCCATTAACACTTTACAGTAATGTACTTCGTTGTAGTCTAAATTAACGTAAATTGCGCCATCGTCGGCTAATAATTCTCGAGCAATTTCAAGTCGATTCTTCATAAATGTCAACCAGGTTGAATGATTGAAACTATCATTATACTTAAATCCATCATTTCCCGTATTATAAGGCGGATCAATATAAATCAACTTAACCTTGCCAGCAAAGCGTTTCTTGAGACTATGCAGAGCAATAAGATTATTCCCTTTAATAATAAGATTATCAGTATCTTTTACCTCTTCCACGTTATGTTCGCCAGTT contains these protein-coding regions:
- the rpsJ gene encoding 30S ribosomal protein S10, with the protein product MAEQGLTIRIRLKAYDHKVIDQSAKQIVDTALRTGATVAGPVPLPTRRSTFTVVKSPHVYKMGGEAYEMRVHKRLIDISNATPKTIDSLQNLSLPAGVDAEIKM
- the tuf gene encoding elongation factor Tu — translated: MADFDRSKPHVNVGTMGHVDHGKTTLTAAITAVLAKRLPSEVNKPIAYDQIDNAPEEKARGITIASSHQEYESKNRHYAHVDMPGHADYVKNMITGAAQVDGAVLVIAATDGPMPQTREHVLLAKQVGVPKIVVFLNKMDMADEELVELIEMDVRELLSANGFDGDNAPIIKGSALKALEGDEKYEDAIMELVDAMDSYIEEPVRDMDKPFLMPIEDVFSIKGRGTVATGRIEQGVVKLNDEVEIVGLRPSQKTVVTGIEAFKKSLDQGQAGDNAGLLLRGIDRDQIERGQVIAAPGTITPHTEFEAEVYILKKDEGGRHTPFSKGYKPQFYFRTTDVTGEVELPADKEMVMPGDNVTFKVKLQAPIAMEQGLNFAIREGGRTVGAGVVTNIIK
- a CDS encoding aminotransferase class V-fold PLP-dependent enzyme, with the protein product MDDFKYLPENAHYFDSACQSLRPQPVLDALNDYYLSFNSCGERVKYAWGRKVDEKVEETREAVLDLLKLKEKDYFVSFTLNTTYGLNLLLSQLELPVSKVITSEIEHNSVFLSTIEFAKKHQIERIVLEREEDGSISLENDFSKALVVVNAASNIDGRRLENIKKLVKKIKKQGGFVIIDAAQALGSSYELLQKVPADAIVSSAHKMYSASLGIMVVRKDFAKFVKTSFIGGGMVSGVSKESYEVLDGEHIHALFEPGLQAWGEIIALKTAIDWLKKQKKTSQIDNFANEIFEFLNTQKGVHVINKKPAPVISFYHDELDAHLIAQALSDEGIMVRSGYFCAHYYLKEVRKLPHLVRISIGLHNTEADVVKLKEVLERIFS
- a CDS encoding aminoacyltransferase, whose translation is MKSLVEILKEEYQNYCQDKNIDWLQSVEFAEMRKKRGAECYFVALKNDERIEVAGLISSKNKRFDLVMVEQNGVSQADFVDFLVKSEEFARERGAISYRILPKVVRALRNDKLEIIESTNLKWLSEPLLKAGFKYHSGFKHEFDMDVNMHVYLKDLTELSEDGVASTYNQTTRRNLRAAMKKGVNVRKVKESEFADFVAILKSSNQKNGVGTRDEEYYHNLKTCFGEQAHFMGVEFEGKLISAGVFIFSKNEVVYFEGGSLQEYRKIPASTFLQDYMIKEAIRAGASKYNFYGITAEPKASLLRFKAGFRGVAVEYAGEYRKRYLFRTILSKILRR
- a CDS encoding DEAD/DEAH box helicase family protein, with protein sequence MSFIEVSRMDYNFLYEFYNTLDKIEKQKFRKKIPDYIVGNLKYSLRPYQEEAVNRYLYHYSCEASSREQILFNMATGSGKTLLMAAIILEKYKQGERNFIFFVNNDNILTKTRSNFVDSGNEKYLFADKIVIDNQVVNVREVTDFSDAQSDAINIVFTTIQKLHLDLNTPRENRLSYEQFEGLSVVLLADEAHHLNAGLSKGEKDDNTSWTSTIENIQKRAARSSIFEFTATIDLSNKDIAEKYKDSLIFKYDLKEFRLDKYSKDVLFHLVDGNLKVRMLNAILISQYRKKIALKNGVNLKPLVMFKSEKIADNKGNMELFQEMLSELTPEMILEQKEMIQINTDTKVNVLQKALDFFEASELSLFDLISELQEDFREERLLLIDGKNKNSNHLVTLNTLELPSNEIRAIFAVDMLNEGWDVLNLFDIVRLYDKRDGKTTETGFQAGKTTNAEKQLIGRGARYYPFVIDGKVEEKYTRKFDENENNELRVIEQLHYHSANNPRYIYEMKQVLRESGIYDDQNMVERELKLKESFKRTRTYTDGVVWMNKRLSYEEVVKSRQGSLFDTTFVPDSIEVSFPSNSIFEIDAFGDDNDSTPINNPNEFFFKFGKVIDMHIVRHAMNRNKNFTFDKIRKAIVGISSVSGFIDKLSNVEVQYKGCAKNKDMLNQDEKLVIAEKLLREMENSLLPMEQRYFGSDTFEAYSIREIFEDDIIRRYTINKHNNKEFGHSQKNPNDTQYYANIDALEWYAYDDNFGTDEEKLLVTTLKPLINELEEKWSDIYLLRNEKAVRIYNFEDGKAFEPDFLLFANDKRSENTSWQIFIEPKGDGSFDSEGGFDKGKEGWKQRFLNEITKRSDAKMLIDNDNYRIVGLPFFNNKISRDKIKTILRDL
- a CDS encoding site-specific DNA-methyltransferase, with product MQNLLVKNPDFLVDGVLNKNKLAELARQYNPELLNILMSDEQISNHFFSTLETGSLVFKKDVFLQFLNNKEFLPDSFTAYKTKIGLATGDKYLSENQEVVLNFPYKDCVLEGGQTKDDAKRQEIFFNETFAPTEINRLLDDKVLTNFKRYDETGEHNVEEVKDTDNLIIKGNNLIALHSLKKRFAGKVKLIYIDPPYNTGNDGFKYNDSFNHSTWLTFMKNRLEIARELLADDGAIYVNLDYNEVHYCKVLMDEIFGKANFQREIIWRIGWVSGYKTSVNNYVRNHDTILFYSKNATQLNFNKHYIPNTQFKPLIKDDKKTKETFEKYGISATVKTQILNDLNFANRPERYPLEDVWNANEYDDLNSIAIVSFAGESVSKLLGGDDLKGQKSEKLLQRIIEAHTDENDIVLDFHLGSGTTAAVAHKMNRQYIGIEQMDYIETISVERLKKVIIGEQSGISKDTNWSGGGSFVYAELKNDAQDFKQAILDATNPEELLKLFELAKKSSFLSYRIDPKKLKANEFEKLSLAEQKQILSEIVDNNNLYVNYSDIDDVSNRVSDADKKLNYEFYRGEQNGL